One part of the Candidatus Limnocylindrales bacterium genome encodes these proteins:
- the groL gene encoding chaperonin GroEL (60 kDa chaperone family; promotes refolding of misfolded polypeptides especially under stressful conditions; forms two stacked rings of heptamers to form a barrel-shaped 14mer; ends can be capped by GroES; misfolded proteins enter the barrel where they are refolded when GroES binds), giving the protein MAAKMLIFGQEARAAALRGVSLLADAVKITLGPRGRNVVLDKKFGAPTSTKDGVTVAKEIELEDPYENMGAQLVREVASKTSDVAGDGTTTATILAEAIFREGCRNVTAGANPMDLKRGIEKAVEVVVEELKKLSKPVEGKREIEQVGTISANNDSTIGKIIAEAMEKVGKDGVITVEEAKSMETSLEVVEGMQFDRGYLSPYFVTDPERMEVVLEDPYILIYEKKISSMKDLLPILEQIARMGAPLLIIAEDVEGEALATLVVNKLRGTLKCAAVKAPGFGDRRKAMLEDIAILTGGRAISEDLGIKLENVTIEDLGRAKKVTIDKDNTTIVEGAGSTDKIQGRIKQIKAQIEETTSDYDREKLQERLAKLAGGVAVIRVGAATETEMKEKKARVEDAMHATRAAVEEGIVPGGGVAYLRCLPALEKVKLEGDQQIGVNIVKRALEEPIRQIANNAGYEGSVVVQKVKEMKTNEGFNAETEKYEDLVQAGIIDPTKVTRTALQNAASIAALMLTTEALITEKPEEKKEQMPHMPPEY; this is encoded by the coding sequence ATGGCAGCAAAAATGCTGATCTTTGGACAAGAGGCGAGAGCTGCTGCTCTGCGAGGTGTTAGTTTACTGGCAGACGCCGTCAAAATTACTTTAGGCCCACGAGGTCGTAACGTCGTATTAGATAAAAAATTTGGTGCTCCCACATCGACCAAGGATGGCGTGACCGTAGCGAAGGAGATCGAACTGGAAGATCCCTATGAGAATATGGGTGCTCAGTTGGTTCGAGAGGTCGCCAGCAAGACCAGTGATGTAGCCGGAGACGGAACCACAACAGCAACCATTCTGGCCGAAGCAATTTTTAGAGAGGGGTGTCGAAACGTAACGGCGGGAGCTAACCCCATGGATTTAAAACGGGGAATTGAAAAGGCCGTAGAGGTTGTAGTAGAGGAACTGAAAAAGCTGAGTAAGCCGGTAGAAGGGAAACGGGAAATCGAACAGGTAGGTACCATCTCGGCCAATAATGATTCCACCATTGGTAAGATTATCGCAGAAGCCATGGAGAAAGTCGGTAAAGACGGAGTTATTACCGTAGAAGAGGCCAAATCCATGGAAACCTCCCTGGAAGTCGTGGAGGGAATGCAGTTTGACCGCGGTTATTTATCCCCCTACTTTGTAACCGATCCCGAAAGAATGGAGGTCGTTCTAGAAGATCCTTATATCCTCATCTATGAAAAGAAGATCAGCAGCATGAAAGATCTTCTTCCCATCCTGGAACAAATCGCCCGCATGGGGGCCCCACTTTTGATCATTGCCGAAGATGTGGAAGGCGAGGCCCTAGCAACTCTGGTCGTTAACAAACTAAGAGGGACTCTCAAATGCGCGGCTGTCAAGGCTCCTGGCTTTGGAGACAGGAGAAAAGCCATGTTGGAGGATATCGCAATCCTTACCGGCGGACGAGCCATCTCAGAAGATCTGGGTATTAAACTGGAAAACGTGACCATTGAGGATCTGGGTCGGGCTAAGAAAGTTACCATTGACAAAGATAATACGACCATTGTTGAGGGGGCCGGTTCGACAGACAAAATTCAAGGGAGAATTAAACAAATCAAGGCTCAAATTGAGGAAACAACTTCGGATTACGACAGAGAAAAACTTCAGGAGCGCCTGGCTAAATTAGCCGGTGGGGTTGCAGTAATCCGTGTAGGAGCTGCTACCGAGACCGAAATGAAAGAGAAGAAGGCCCGCGTGGAAGACGCCATGCATGCAACCCGGGCGGCGGTGGAAGAAGGAATCGTTCCCGGTGGTGGAGTCGCCTATCTGAGATGTCTCCCGGCTCTGGAGAAAGTCAAACTCGAAGGGGATCAGCAGATCGGTGTGAACATCGTTAAGCGGGCTCTTGAAGAACCGATTCGCCAGATTGCCAATAACGCCGGGTACGAAGGATCCGTTGTGGTTCAGAAAGTCAAAGAAATGAAAACCAATGAAGGGTTCAACGCTGAAACAGAGAAATACGAAGATCTGGTTCAGGCTGGTATCATCGATCCGACAAAAGTTACCCGGACGGCCCTTCAAAATGCTGCCAGCATCGCAGCGCTCATGTTAACCACGGAAGCTTTAATCACCGAGAAACCGGAAGAGAAGAAAGAACAGATGCCCCATATGCCTCCAGAATACTAA
- a CDS encoding FmdB family zinc ribbon protein — translation MPIYEYECTQCKQTFEILQKFNDSPLEKCILCHGGPVRKLISASAFVLKGAGFYVNDYPSASRKKGVESEKNGSSEKKSESPPESKSEKAEKAAA, via the coding sequence ATGCCTATCTACGAATACGAGTGCACCCAGTGTAAGCAGACCTTCGAAATATTACAAAAATTTAATGATTCTCCCTTAGAGAAGTGTATCCTTTGTCATGGAGGACCTGTAAGGAAATTGATTTCTGCTTCTGCTTTCGTACTGAAAGGGGCCGGATTTTATGTGAACGATTATCCTTCGGCAAGTCGGAAGAAGGGCGTGGAATCGGAAAAGAATGGAAGTTCCGAGAAAAAATCGGAATCCCCACCGGAATCTAAATCGGAAAAAGCCGAAAAGGCTGCTGCCTGA
- a CDS encoding NAD(P)-dependent oxidoreductase — MAKRNVLITGAAGYLAGQLLPVFRERYTLTLLDIRKQRRDGTVIEDIVEVDLIDHNLDNYRKYFRGIDTVVHLGYKGNTFADFRKATFFDELDNVRMAYNVYQVALEEGVRRVVVASSNHAADWYEHQLIRTRKLDMLTPDFPPKSDNYYGWAKLAYEGLGFVYASGTRGRKLEVIQLRIGAPRRIDVNLFKDNPLGYKRDLGAYLSERDWRQLVLRSIETENIEDEHGIPFQIFYGISDNARAFWSIANARKVIGYQPEDDSEVTFAEDIRQFLMGENPKPGKL, encoded by the coding sequence ACAGGTGCTGCAGGGTACCTGGCCGGACAATTACTTCCGGTTTTTAGGGAAAGATACACCCTCACGTTGCTGGACATTCGAAAACAGAGGAGAGATGGAACGGTCATTGAAGATATTGTCGAGGTCGATCTGATCGATCACAATTTGGATAACTATCGAAAGTATTTTAGAGGGATTGATACGGTGGTTCATCTGGGTTATAAAGGCAATACCTTTGCGGATTTCCGTAAAGCGACCTTCTTTGACGAGTTGGATAATGTAAGGATGGCTTACAATGTTTATCAGGTTGCCCTGGAAGAAGGGGTGCGACGGGTAGTAGTGGCCAGCTCAAACCATGCAGCCGATTGGTATGAGCATCAGCTTATTCGAACCAGGAAGTTAGACATGTTGACTCCGGATTTTCCGCCTAAATCCGATAATTACTATGGCTGGGCCAAGCTGGCCTATGAAGGTTTAGGCTTTGTGTATGCCAGTGGTACCCGTGGACGAAAGCTGGAGGTCATTCAGCTTCGGATCGGAGCGCCCCGTCGTATCGATGTCAATCTGTTTAAGGATAATCCCTTAGGATACAAACGGGATCTTGGGGCCTATCTCAGCGAGCGAGATTGGAGGCAACTGGTCTTGAGGTCCATAGAAACTGAGAATATCGAAGATGAGCATGGGATTCCCTTCCAGATTTTCTATGGAATTTCCGATAATGCCAGGGCTTTTTGGAGTATTGCCAATGCCCGAAAGGTGATCGGCTATCAGCCTGAGGATGACTCCGAGGTAACCTTTGCCGAGGATATTCGGCAATTCCTCATGGGAGAAAACCCAAAGCCGGGTAAGTTGTGA